One Malania oleifera isolate guangnan ecotype guangnan chromosome 10, ASM2987363v1, whole genome shotgun sequence genomic region harbors:
- the LOC131165532 gene encoding uncharacterized protein LOC131165532 — protein MHTNGRTTSLLQIEHDAKFFSRLLSRERSSSAASSRRIYYGGAAASIPFLWESRPGTPKHPKFSDSSPNDDGIPPPITPPPSYTYPQTHSIYKYSKHSAKPNLLHAIFTMLPRSRRRSRTHMFIPPISSSSMSSSLSSSRSSSSYCSPPPTNSTIRDDDRFNAKRKSSGRFSGCCSVGNMKNALLSVVGNRSPQR, from the coding sequence ATGCACACCAATGGCCGCACCACCTCGCTTCTTCAAATCGAGCACGACGCTAAATTCTTCAGCAGGCTTCTCTCCAGAGAACGCTCCTCCTCCGCCGCCTCCTCCCGCAGAATCTACTACGGCGGAGCCGCCGCGTCCATTCCATTCCTGTGGGAGTCGAGGCCGGGCACCCCCAAACACCCCAAGTTCTCCGATTCATCTCCGAACGATGATGGTATTCCTCCCCCCATCACTCCTCCTCCTTCCTACACTTATCCCCAAACACACAGCATCTACAAATACTCCAAACACTCCGCAAAGCCCAATCTTCTGCACGCCATTTTTACCATGCTCCCTCGGAGCCGCCGGAGGAGCAGGACCCACATGTTTATTCCGCCGATATCGTCTTCCTCTATGTCGTCGTCGTTGTCTTCGTCGCGTTCGTCCTCCTCGTACTGCTCGCCGCCGCCTACCAATTCGACGATTCGAGACGACGATCGATTCAACGCGAAACGCAAAAGCTCCGGTCGGTTTAGCGGATGCTGTTCGGTGGGGAACATGAAGAATGCGTTATTGTCGGTCGTAGGAAATCGATCTCCCCAGAGGTAA